Sequence from the Malaciobacter pacificus genome:
CTTTACCAAGAGAAATCATAGCCATTAAGTTGTAATCAAAAACTTCATCCATAATTGTGATTATTTCATCAGCTTTTTGTTGAGTAGTTAAATCTTTTTTCTCTAAAACTAAAAGTACTCCATCAATTTTTTGAGTCATTACAGACTGGATTTCATCTTTTTTTAATGCATAAGCACTACTAATTGCCAAAGACATAACTAAAAAAAGTTTAAATAAGTTTTTCATTTTATTCCTCTATTTGTTTATTTCTTGATTGTGTATAAATATCTCGTAAGAATGGGTATAAATCTAAAGCATCTTTTTTAATAGCTTCATATTGTCCTAATCTTAAAGATGTGCCATTTACAACATCAACAGTTTTTATTCCTAGTTGCTCATATGTGTTGTTTGGTATTTTATATGATACTTCATTTGAAGCTGTAGTTGTTAAAGGATTAACATATCCATCTGCAACAAGTCCAAACATATCTCTAAGATTTGAAGGCCCTAAAAATGGTAAAACTACATGAAAGCCTTCACCAACACCCCAATATCCTAAAGTTTGTCCAAAATCTTCATCATGGCTAACCCATCCTAAATCATCTTTAGCTGGATCTAAAATTCCTGCAAATCCCCATAGTGTATTTACTAAAAATCTTCCTAACTCTTCAGCTGAATTTTCAAATTTAAACTGTAGAAGATTATTTACAAATCTAACAGGAAAAAGTAAATTATTAAAGAAATTTGATATACCAATTCTTACATTCTCATTTACTGTATTTGAATAGCCTGTTGCAACAGGATTTAATACATTTTCATAAACTTTATCATTAAAGTTTGTCATTACTCTGTTGTAACCACTTAGTGGGTCAAAAACTACTTTTGTTTCTTGCCTTTTAAGCTCATTATCAAATTCATTTGTAAAGTCATCAAATGTCTCATCTGCGAAAGAAGAAAGTGTTAAAAATAGTACAAAAATTAAATTTTTCAAATTTGTCCTTTTAGAAATAATAAAAATTATACTTAAAAAATGTGTAAAAAATGTTGAATTAATTATTTATTGAGTTTAGTACTTCAATAGCTTGTAATGGATCTACTTGAATTCCATGTATTCTAAAAGCAAAATGTAAGTGTGGTCCTGTGCTTCTTCCTGTATTTCCGCTAAGTCCTAACACTTCACCTTTTTTTATAAAATCACCAACTTTAAAATTCATTTTGTTTAAGTGGAAATAACAGCTGTATACTCCATGTCCATGATCAATTATAATTGAATTTCCTGCATAAAATCTATCTTGAGCAATTCTAACTATCCCGCTGTTAGAAGCTATAATAGGAGTATTGTTTTTTGCTCTAAAGTCCGTACCGCTATGATAAGATTTTAGTTCCCCATTATAAACTCTTTTTGTGCCAAAATTACTTGTGATTTTTGAATTTAAAGGATAAATAAAATCTTCACTCCAGTAAAGTTTTTCTGACTTACTATTATAAACTTTCATTGCATCACTATACTCTTTTTTTGTTCTCTCAACTCTTGATTTTGGAGGTTTAAATTTCGAAGGTTTTACATTTATAACTTCACTTTTATAGTTTCCATCAACTACTTTTAAGTCTTTACCCACAAAAACTCTTTTGTTATTTTCTAAATAAGAAATAATTATTCTATACTCTTTTAATTCTTGATAATAAGATATTGGAAGTAGAGCATAAAAGCTATTTTTTTTAAAAGGGTTTTTATTAAAGTTTATATTCTGTTTATCAAAAGTTAGTTTGACATCTTTTATATTCTCTTTTTCTATTTCTAATAAAACAGTATTTGCATTATTTACTAGATTAGATGATAACTCAAGTGCGAAAAGATTAAAGTTTAATATCAAAATAATAAGTATAATTTTTTTCATATTAAAATAGTAGCAAATTTTAAATTAGGCGCTTATAATAAATTTATTATTACAAAAGTGCTATAATCCCAAAATATTTAGAAAAACAAATTTAATTGGAGTTAATATGGGTAGAGCCTTTGAGTATAGAAAAGCCGCTAAAATGAAAAGATGGGGAGCAATGTCTAGAGTTTTCCCTAAACTTGCAAAAGCTATTGAAATGGCAGCAAAAGCAGGAGGTGGAGATCCTGAGATGAACTCTGCACTTAGAACGGCAATCTTAAATGCAAAAGCTGAAAATATGCCAAAAACAAATATTGATGCAGCAATTAAAAGAGCAACAGGTAAAGATGCTGCAAACTATTCAGATGTAAACTTTGAAGGTAAAGGACCTCATGGTGTTTTAGTTTTTGTAGAAACTGCAACAGATAATAATACAAGAACAGTAGCAAATGTAAAAATGCATTTTAATAAAAATGGTGGTCAAGTAGTACCAACTGGTTCTTTAGAATTCTTCTTTGATAGAAAAGCTATTTTTGA
This genomic interval carries:
- a CDS encoding VacJ family lipoprotein yields the protein MKNLIFVLFLTLSSFADETFDDFTNEFDNELKRQETKVVFDPLSGYNRVMTNFNDKVYENVLNPVATGYSNTVNENVRIGISNFFNNLLFPVRFVNNLLQFKFENSAEELGRFLVNTLWGFAGILDPAKDDLGWVSHDEDFGQTLGYWGVGEGFHVVLPFLGPSNLRDMFGLVADGYVNPLTTTASNEVSYKIPNNTYEQLGIKTVDVVNGTSLRLGQYEAIKKDALDLYPFLRDIYTQSRNKQIEE
- a CDS encoding YebC/PmpR family DNA-binding transcriptional regulator, which encodes MGRAFEYRKAAKMKRWGAMSRVFPKLAKAIEMAAKAGGGDPEMNSALRTAILNAKAENMPKTNIDAAIKRATGKDAANYSDVNFEGKGPHGVLVFVETATDNNTRTVANVKMHFNKNGGQVVPTGSLEFFFDRKAIFEFNKPEDMDIEELELELIDAGLEEIEEEDGIVLVTADYTDFGTLNKAFEDMGIELTKAELKRIPNNPQEFSEEQQEEIGKLLEKLEDDDDVQAVYTNIA
- a CDS encoding M23 family metallopeptidase; translation: MKKIILIILILNFNLFALELSSNLVNNANTVLLEIEKENIKDVKLTFDKQNINFNKNPFKKNSFYALLPISYYQELKEYRIIISYLENNKRVFVGKDLKVVDGNYKSEVINVKPSKFKPPKSRVERTKKEYSDAMKVYNSKSEKLYWSEDFIYPLNSKITSNFGTKRVYNGELKSYHSGTDFRAKNNTPIIASNSGIVRIAQDRFYAGNSIIIDHGHGVYSCYFHLNKMNFKVGDFIKKGEVLGLSGNTGRSTGPHLHFAFRIHGIQVDPLQAIEVLNSINN